In one window of Erwinia tasmaniensis Et1/99 DNA:
- a CDS encoding GntR family transcriptional regulator produces MKSESGLKIASELGGSDEPIYQALMTAIVEHQLPPGSKLPEEALCEVFGVSRTGIRKVLQRLAAVQMVTLTPKRGAQVATPTVEEAQDIFHTRSLIECANLPQVLAHCQSPHLAALEKLNQQEQQAHDNHNGAAAIRLSAAFHIQLQAIAGNQVLADIVTRLTRRSSLVVAAYGAPWQQGCRCDDHDRLVVLLRERSLAKLTDALRQHFDHIIASLRFERGGETLPDFARLFAVKGVR; encoded by the coding sequence ATGAAGAGTGAAAGCGGGCTGAAAATAGCCTCAGAGCTGGGCGGCAGTGATGAACCCATCTATCAGGCGCTGATGACGGCTATCGTAGAACATCAGCTGCCGCCGGGCAGCAAACTGCCGGAAGAGGCGTTGTGCGAAGTATTTGGCGTCAGTCGTACCGGCATTCGCAAGGTGCTACAGCGCCTTGCGGCGGTGCAGATGGTCACCCTGACGCCCAAACGTGGTGCACAGGTTGCCACGCCAACGGTTGAAGAGGCGCAGGATATTTTTCACACGCGCAGTCTGATTGAATGTGCGAATTTGCCGCAGGTGTTGGCTCACTGTCAAAGTCCGCACCTGGCCGCGCTGGAGAAGCTTAACCAGCAGGAGCAGCAGGCGCATGATAACCATAATGGTGCTGCGGCCATTCGTCTGTCTGCCGCTTTTCATATTCAGCTACAGGCGATAGCGGGTAATCAGGTGCTGGCCGACATCGTCACGCGCCTCACCCGGCGATCCTCGCTGGTGGTTGCCGCCTACGGCGCGCCCTGGCAGCAGGGTTGCCGCTGTGACGATCACGATCGCCTGGTGGTACTGCTGCGGGAAAGATCCCTGGCTAAACTCACTGACGCACTACGGCAACATTTCGATCATATCATCGCCAGTCTGCGTTTTGAGCGCGGGGGTGAAACGCTGCCGGACTTTGCCCGGCTGTTCGCAGTCAAAGGAGTAAGATGA
- a CDS encoding restriction endonuclease StyLTI has product MPFLDWVNRNQAKAVSTAVPYPLLQKEAGLGTPSKDNMIIQGDNLLALYAGQVKCIFVDPPCNIQSALKHYDGSTQIH; this is encoded by the coding sequence ATGCCATTTCTGGATTGGGTCAATAGAAATCAGGCTAAAGCCGTCAGTACAGCCGTGCCTTACCCTCTGCTGCAAAAAGAGGCCGGATTGGGTACGCCGTCCAAAGACAATATGATAATACAAGGGGATAACCTGCTGGCGCTGTATGCGGGCCAGGTGAAATGTATTTTTGTCGATCCGCCTTGCAATATCCAGTCCGCTCTTAAGCACTATGATGGCAGTACGCAGATCCATTAA
- the hpxA gene encoding allantoin racemase — translation MMGNKRIIQVINPNTSRAMTATIGAAARAVAAADTEILAVCPGQGVPSIEGHFDEAIAAIGVLEQVKAGRAQGVCGHVIACFGDPGLLAARELAQGPVVGIAEAAMHMATLVATRFSIVTTLPRTLIIARHLLQQYGFEHHCAALHAIDLPVLALEDGSGLAQEKVRQRCIQAMREDGSGAIVLGCGGMADLAQDLTRELGLPVIDGVTAAVKMVESLVALGLGTSKHGDLAFPLKKNLSGQFESLS, via the coding sequence ATGATGGGTAACAAACGGATCATTCAGGTCATCAACCCGAACACCAGCAGGGCGATGACGGCAACCATCGGCGCGGCAGCGCGGGCGGTGGCGGCGGCAGATACCGAGATACTGGCGGTATGCCCAGGTCAGGGCGTGCCCTCCATAGAAGGGCATTTTGATGAAGCGATAGCCGCTATCGGCGTGTTGGAACAGGTTAAAGCCGGGCGTGCGCAGGGAGTTTGTGGGCATGTGATCGCCTGTTTCGGCGATCCCGGCCTGCTGGCGGCGCGTGAGCTGGCACAGGGGCCGGTGGTCGGCATTGCCGAGGCCGCGATGCACATGGCAACCCTGGTCGCCACGCGCTTTTCTATCGTCACGACCTTGCCGCGCACGCTGATCATCGCGCGCCACCTGCTGCAACAGTATGGGTTTGAACATCACTGTGCGGCGCTGCACGCCATCGACCTGCCGGTACTGGCGCTCGAGGATGGCAGCGGGCTGGCGCAGGAAAAAGTGCGTCAACGTTGTATACAGGCAATGCGTGAAGACGGCAGCGGGGCTATTGTTCTCGGCTGCGGCGGCATGGCCGACCTGGCGCAGGATCTGACGCGTGAGCTGGGCCTGCCGGTGATTGATGGCGTCACGGCCGCGGTCAAAATGGTGGAGTCGCTGGTCGCATTAGGCCTCGGCACCAGCAAGCATGGCGATCTCGCCTTTCCACTGAAAAAAAACCTGTCGGGTCAGTTTGAATCTCTGAGCTGA
- a CDS encoding endonuclease/exonuclease/phosphatase family protein: MRKKTYAMRYVAGQPAERIFPPEALLHVGAELEPCVPLIHGSRLKVLVWNIFKQQRAEWLSVLQNFGKDAHLVLLQEAQTTPELVRFATTHYLVADQVPAYVLPQHPSGVMTLASAHAVYCCPLREREPLLRLSKSALVTAYPLPNEQVLMVVNIHAVNFSLGIDVYSKQLGPIGEQIIHHKGPVIIAGDFNAWSRQRINALYRFAREMGLREVRFTDDHRRKAFGRPLDFIFYRGMGVAEASVLVTRASDHNPLLVEFDVHTSKSLS; the protein is encoded by the coding sequence GTGCGGAAAAAAACCTATGCCATGAGATATGTAGCAGGTCAGCCAGCGGAGCGTATATTTCCTCCTGAGGCGCTGCTGCATGTTGGGGCGGAATTAGAGCCGTGCGTGCCGTTAATCCACGGCTCCCGTCTGAAAGTATTGGTTTGGAATATCTTCAAGCAGCAACGTGCAGAGTGGCTGTCGGTATTACAAAATTTCGGCAAAGATGCGCATCTCGTTCTGTTACAGGAAGCGCAAACCACACCGGAGCTGGTGCGTTTTGCCACCACACATTATCTGGTTGCCGACCAGGTTCCTGCCTATGTACTGCCACAGCATCCTTCAGGAGTGATGACGCTGGCTTCAGCGCATGCGGTTTACTGTTGCCCTTTACGCGAGCGCGAGCCGCTGTTACGCCTCTCTAAGTCAGCGCTTGTCACCGCCTATCCACTTCCAAACGAGCAGGTATTGATGGTGGTTAACATTCATGCGGTGAATTTTAGTCTGGGTATTGACGTGTACAGTAAGCAGCTGGGGCCGATAGGTGAACAAATTATTCATCACAAGGGCCCGGTGATCATAGCCGGCGATTTTAACGCGTGGAGCCGTCAGCGGATCAATGCGCTTTATCGTTTCGCACGGGAAATGGGATTGCGTGAGGTACGCTTTACTGACGATCATCGACGTAAAGCTTTTGGTCGCCCGCTGGACTTCATTTTCTATCGCGGAATGGGGGTGGCAGAAGCATCTGTACTGGTCACTCGCGCATCCGACCATAATCCCCTGCTGGTTGAATTTGACGTCCATACATCGAAGAGTTTGAGCTAA
- the gloB gene encoding hydroxyacylglutathione hydrolase — MNLTSIPALQDNYIWTLNDDSGRCLIVDPGEAAPVLRAITENQWQPQAILLTHHHHDHVGGVAELLSHYPDLTVYGPQETSHKGANSLVGDGDRIHVLGLDFTIIATPGHTLGHISYFSHPYLFCGDTLFSAGCGRLFEGTAKQMFESFQKLNQLPDDTLVCCAHEYTLSNLTFSHTFYPQDTEIARYYHEIKELRSKNGITLPTKLELERKINVFLRTKDVELQRLISTEPDHLDEWEIFATLREKKDSF, encoded by the coding sequence ATGAATCTTACCAGCATTCCAGCCCTGCAGGATAACTACATCTGGACCTTAAATGATGATTCTGGCCGCTGTCTGATTGTCGATCCCGGAGAAGCGGCGCCGGTACTGCGTGCGATAACAGAAAATCAGTGGCAACCGCAGGCGATTTTGCTGACCCATCACCATCATGATCATGTGGGCGGCGTCGCCGAACTCTTGTCTCACTACCCTGATTTAACCGTCTATGGCCCACAGGAAACGAGTCACAAAGGTGCTAATTCACTTGTCGGCGATGGCGATCGTATCCATGTATTGGGCCTCGACTTTACCATCATTGCCACACCTGGCCACACTTTAGGACATATCTCATATTTCAGCCATCCTTACCTTTTTTGTGGGGATACGCTTTTTTCAGCAGGCTGCGGCAGACTTTTCGAAGGCACGGCTAAGCAAATGTTTGAATCATTTCAGAAACTTAATCAGCTTCCTGACGATACGCTGGTCTGCTGTGCGCATGAATATACCTTATCGAACCTGACCTTTTCCCATACTTTTTATCCGCAAGATACTGAGATAGCTCGCTATTACCATGAAATTAAGGAGTTACGCTCGAAAAATGGCATAACATTGCCGACAAAACTGGAGCTCGAACGTAAAATAAATGTTTTTTTACGCACCAAAGATGTTGAATTACAACGGTTAATTAGCACAGAGCCCGATCATCTTGACGAGTGGGAGATTTTTGCGACTCTACGCGAGAAGAAAGACAGTTTTTGA
- a CDS encoding methyltransferase domain-containing protein: protein MKPAKTRQIRHVPESWSQIPCGEYYRDALSHQLRPCLAKIFGFHLLKIGGLSAEIDTECCAIAHQVNVGMTGEPMQVLADPISLPFESKSVDACLLAHTLAWSSDPHRLLREVDRVLVDDGWIILSGFNLFSVLGIGKLIPGLHRRVPWNSKMYSQMRLLDWLSLLNYEVIQRTRLQVLPWSRQGGKMISTHLPALGCINLIVARKRTFPLTKNPAKNMARKRQLHAVGVTSQ from the coding sequence ATGAAGCCTGCTAAAACACGCCAAATCCGCCATGTGCCTGAATCCTGGTCGCAGATCCCCTGTGGCGAATATTACCGAGATGCACTCTCGCATCAGCTCCGCCCTTGTCTTGCCAAGATTTTTGGCTTTCATCTGTTGAAGATAGGCGGGCTCAGTGCAGAAATTGATACTGAATGCTGCGCGATAGCCCATCAGGTCAACGTGGGTATGACCGGGGAGCCGATGCAGGTTCTCGCCGATCCGATAAGTCTGCCATTTGAGTCAAAATCGGTGGATGCCTGCCTGTTAGCACATACCCTGGCATGGAGCAGTGACCCCCATCGTCTTCTGCGCGAGGTGGATCGCGTGTTGGTTGATGATGGCTGGATTATTCTCAGCGGTTTTAACCTTTTCAGCGTATTGGGGATAGGCAAACTGATACCGGGCCTCCACCGTCGTGTTCCCTGGAATAGCAAAATGTACAGTCAGATGCGCCTACTGGACTGGCTTAGCCTGCTAAATTATGAGGTGATACAGCGCACGCGATTGCAAGTGTTGCCCTGGAGTCGTCAGGGCGGAAAGATGATCAGCACGCATCTCCCCGCACTGGGCTGCATCAATCTGATCGTGGCACGCAAGCGCACTTTCCCACTGACTAAGAACCCGGCGAAAAACATGGCGAGAAAACGGCAGCTGCACGCCGTGGGCGTCACCAGCCAATAG
- the rnhA gene encoding ribonuclease HI, which translates to MLIGPVYVRLGVFSTGSLPEMLKQVEIFTDGSCLGNPGPGGYGAIMRYGKHEKIFSAGFRLTTNNRMEMMAAIVALEALTQPCAVVLSTDSQYVRQGITSWIHNWKKRGWKTTDKKPVKNVDLWKRLDAALSHHDITWKWVKGHAGHVENERCDELARNAAGNPTLDDVGYTSEA; encoded by the coding sequence GTGCTCATAGGACCCGTTTATGTCAGACTTGGCGTTTTTTCTACAGGGAGTCTACCAGAGATGCTTAAGCAGGTAGAAATTTTCACCGACGGTTCGTGTCTGGGCAATCCGGGTCCCGGTGGTTACGGCGCGATTATGCGTTATGGTAAACATGAAAAAATCTTCAGCGCCGGTTTTCGCCTGACGACCAATAACCGCATGGAAATGATGGCGGCGATCGTGGCGCTGGAAGCGCTGACGCAGCCCTGTGCCGTAGTGCTGAGCACCGACAGCCAGTATGTCCGCCAGGGGATCACCAGCTGGATCCATAACTGGAAAAAACGCGGCTGGAAAACGACCGACAAAAAGCCGGTCAAAAATGTCGACCTGTGGAAACGATTAGATGCCGCGCTCAGCCATCACGATATCACCTGGAAATGGGTAAAAGGACATGCTGGCCATGTTGAAAACGAGCGCTGTGATGAGCTGGCGCGAAACGCAGCTGGGAACCCGACCTTAGATGATGTTGGCTACACGTCTGAGGCATGA
- the puuE gene encoding allantoinase PuuE produces the protein MSSSPEKKEYSFNKNYPRDLRGYANEPPHAAWPAKAKIAVQFVLNYEEGAENSVLHGDAGSEQFLSDIIGAASYPERHMSMESLYEYGSRAGFWRIHNEFQRRGLPLTVFGVAMALARHPEIVAAIKEADYDVVSHGWRWIHYQGLDAKTERQHMQLALDTLTDLFGKTPTGWYTGRDSPNTRRLVVEQGGLTYDSDYYGDDLPFWTRVTCQDGTVKPHLIIPYTLETNDMRFATAQGFNTAEQFYTYLKDSFDVLYEEGEHAPKMLSIGMHCRLLGRPGRFRALQRFLDHIQKHDRVWICTRQQIAEHWMETHPPEV, from the coding sequence ATGAGTAGTTCCCCGGAAAAAAAAGAGTACAGCTTCAATAAAAACTACCCGCGCGATCTGCGCGGCTACGCGAATGAACCGCCGCACGCCGCCTGGCCCGCTAAGGCAAAAATTGCGGTCCAGTTTGTTCTGAATTATGAAGAGGGCGCAGAGAACAGCGTGCTGCACGGCGATGCCGGCAGTGAGCAGTTCCTCTCAGATATCATCGGCGCGGCCAGCTACCCTGAGCGGCATATGTCGATGGAGTCGCTGTATGAATACGGCTCGCGCGCCGGTTTCTGGCGCATCCACAATGAATTTCAGCGGCGCGGTCTGCCGCTCACGGTGTTTGGCGTGGCGATGGCGCTGGCGCGTCACCCGGAGATTGTCGCGGCGATCAAAGAAGCGGATTACGATGTGGTCAGCCACGGCTGGCGCTGGATCCACTATCAGGGGCTGGATGCGAAAACCGAACGCCAGCATATGCAGCTGGCGCTGGATACCCTGACCGATCTGTTTGGCAAAACGCCGACCGGCTGGTACACCGGGCGCGACAGCCCCAATACCCGACGGCTGGTGGTGGAACAGGGCGGCTTAACCTATGACAGCGACTACTACGGCGACGACCTGCCGTTCTGGACGCGGGTCACCTGTCAGGACGGCACGGTTAAGCCGCATTTGATTATCCCCTACACCCTGGAAACCAACGATATGCGCTTTGCCACGGCGCAGGGATTCAATACCGCCGAGCAGTTTTATACCTATCTGAAGGACAGTTTTGACGTGCTGTATGAGGAAGGGGAACATGCGCCGAAGATGTTATCAATAGGGATGCACTGCCGCCTGCTGGGGCGTCCAGGGCGTTTCCGCGCGTTGCAGCGTTTCCTCGATCATATCCAGAAGCACGATCGGGTCTGGATCTGTACCCGTCAGCAGATTGCCGAGCACTGGATGGAAACGCATCCGCCTGAAGTGTGA
- the dnaQ gene encoding DNA polymerase III subunit epsilon, translated as MSTVNTTRQIVLDTETTGMNMIGVHYEGHRIIEIGAVEVINRRLTGNNFHVYLKPDRLVDPEAFGVHGIADEFLLDKPTFAQIADDFLAYINGAELVIHNASFDIGFMDYEFAKLQRGIAKTDTFCKITDSLAMARRLFPGKRNSLDALCSRYEIDNSKRTLHGALLDSEILAEVFLTMTGGQTSLAFSMEGERGKQQDGETVHRIARPSSGLRVVRASEEELFAHEARLDLVEKKGGSCLWRPREIEG; from the coding sequence ATGAGCACAGTAAATACAACGCGTCAGATCGTACTTGATACCGAAACCACCGGTATGAATATGATCGGTGTCCACTATGAGGGGCATCGCATTATCGAAATCGGTGCTGTTGAGGTGATCAACCGCCGTCTGACCGGCAATAACTTCCATGTTTATCTCAAACCCGACCGGCTGGTCGATCCGGAAGCGTTCGGCGTACACGGTATTGCCGACGAGTTCCTGCTGGATAAACCGACCTTCGCGCAGATCGCCGATGACTTCCTCGCCTATATAAACGGTGCGGAGCTGGTCATCCATAATGCCTCGTTTGATATCGGCTTTATGGATTATGAGTTTGCCAAATTACAGCGTGGGATTGCGAAAACCGACACCTTCTGCAAAATCACCGACAGCCTGGCGATGGCGCGCAGGCTGTTTCCCGGCAAGCGCAACAGCCTGGATGCGCTCTGCTCACGTTACGAGATAGATAACAGCAAACGTACCCTGCACGGCGCGTTGCTTGACTCCGAAATTCTGGCGGAAGTCTTCCTGACGATGACCGGCGGGCAGACCTCGCTGGCATTCTCAATGGAAGGGGAGCGGGGAAAGCAGCAAGACGGTGAAACGGTTCATCGGATCGCACGTCCGTCTTCCGGCCTGCGCGTGGTGCGCGCCAGCGAAGAGGAACTGTTCGCCCATGAGGCACGGCTTGATCTGGTGGAGAAAAAAGGCGGCAGCTGCCTGTGGCGTCCACGGGAAATTGAAGGCTGA
- a CDS encoding restriction endonuclease, giving the protein MESKMWMVRGDAGRLYDHFRDESVVAIGWSPLAPYVKPGLSRDRLLAIYLEHEPQVKLGTARSGRSQIWRFINEIRQGDWVITYSPANRTYLSGQVISDFEYHSEWLERGMSMTRRVKWNTEEINRDDLSTATKNPLGSTLTVFQLPEYAVKELLYGDRAAAVIPPQPPEVIDDEEVISDPLRDMEMVAFEGIKDRINRLDWDEMQHLVAGVLRSMGYKTQVSPAGADRGKDIIASPDGFGFENPRIIVEVKHRREQMSSHQIRSFIGGRHKDDRGLYVSTGGFSKDARYEADRSTIPLTLWTLDDLVRALLENYELVDIETKLLVPLKRTYLPA; this is encoded by the coding sequence ATGGAAAGCAAAATGTGGATGGTTCGTGGTGATGCAGGCAGGCTCTATGATCATTTTCGTGACGAAAGCGTTGTCGCCATTGGCTGGTCACCGCTTGCCCCTTACGTCAAACCCGGACTTTCCCGCGATCGGCTGCTGGCCATTTACCTCGAGCATGAACCGCAGGTTAAACTGGGTACGGCGCGTTCCGGCAGATCGCAAATCTGGCGCTTTATCAATGAAATCCGCCAGGGCGACTGGGTTATCACCTATTCGCCAGCCAACCGTACCTATCTGTCAGGTCAGGTCATTTCAGATTTTGAGTATCACTCGGAGTGGCTTGAACGGGGAATGAGCATGACCCGCCGGGTAAAGTGGAATACTGAAGAGATCAATCGCGACGACTTAAGCACCGCGACGAAAAACCCGCTTGGTTCTACGCTAACGGTCTTCCAGCTGCCTGAATATGCCGTAAAAGAACTGTTATATGGCGATCGGGCCGCGGCGGTTATTCCCCCACAGCCCCCTGAAGTGATTGATGATGAAGAGGTTATTTCCGATCCGTTACGCGATATGGAAATGGTCGCTTTTGAAGGAATTAAGGATCGTATCAATCGCCTGGACTGGGATGAAATGCAGCACCTGGTCGCGGGCGTTTTACGCAGCATGGGCTACAAAACCCAGGTTTCACCCGCAGGAGCCGATCGCGGCAAGGATATCATCGCTTCCCCGGATGGATTCGGTTTTGAAAATCCCCGAATTATTGTTGAAGTCAAACACCGCCGTGAGCAAATGAGCAGTCATCAGATCCGCAGCTTTATTGGCGGCCGCCATAAAGACGATCGCGGGCTGTATGTCAGCACCGGCGGTTTTTCCAAAGATGCGCGCTATGAAGCCGATCGTTCAACGATCCCGCTAACGCTGTGGACGCTGGACGACCTGGTACGTGCTCTACTGGAAAACTATGAACTGGTCGATATCGAAACTAAACTACTGGTTCCGCTAAAACGAACCTATTTACCCGCATAA
- the mltD gene encoding murein transglycosylase D, whose translation MKAKAILLASVLLVGCQASRHDAHIPEQHAQSLSSASQSENGQYTDNMLSPRWQDDGTSLAQDKDLWNFISDELKMKVPDNYRIREQKQKYLSNKSYLHDVTLRAEPYMYWIVEQIKQRKMPMELVLLPIVESAFNPHATSSANAAGIWQIVPQTGRNYGLKQTQWYDGRRDVVASTKVALDMMQRLNDMFDGDWLLTVAAYNSGEGRVLKAMKSNKAKGRPTDFWSLALPKETTVYVPKMLALGQILKNSKRYGVSLPTPNRTRALARVDVGQQIELTQAADMAGMSLSKLQSFNTGYRRGTTAPNGPHYIMVPKSNVAKLRDSLATGDIAAVQPTSLAKNSVSPASYKVRNGDTLSGIAKRLGVPVNQLQRTNNLRGSNIKPGQTLTLGNNAGTQLADNGDSITYQVRKGDSLASIAKRHGVNIKDVVRWNGDTRNAQNIRPGDKLTLFVKDNPTPDS comes from the coding sequence ATGAAGGCTAAAGCGATCTTACTCGCCTCGGTCTTGCTGGTCGGGTGTCAGGCGTCACGGCACGATGCCCATATCCCGGAACAGCATGCACAGAGTTTGTCTTCGGCAAGTCAAAGTGAAAATGGACAGTACACAGATAATATGTTGTCGCCGCGCTGGCAGGATGATGGAACCTCCCTTGCGCAAGACAAAGATTTGTGGAATTTCATTAGCGACGAGCTGAAGATGAAGGTTCCGGATAATTACCGGATACGCGAACAGAAACAGAAGTACCTGAGTAATAAGAGCTATCTCCACGATGTAACATTACGGGCAGAGCCGTATATGTACTGGATAGTCGAGCAGATTAAGCAACGTAAAATGCCGATGGAACTGGTACTACTACCCATAGTGGAGAGCGCTTTTAACCCACATGCGACCTCATCTGCAAATGCCGCCGGCATCTGGCAGATTGTGCCGCAAACGGGACGAAATTATGGCCTGAAGCAGACTCAATGGTACGATGGACGGCGTGACGTCGTTGCATCGACCAAGGTCGCTCTCGACATGATGCAACGCCTTAACGATATGTTTGATGGTGACTGGCTGCTGACCGTTGCCGCCTACAACAGCGGTGAAGGGCGCGTGCTCAAAGCCATGAAGAGCAATAAGGCGAAAGGGCGACCTACGGACTTCTGGTCACTTGCTCTTCCTAAAGAAACGACGGTTTATGTGCCGAAAATGCTGGCGTTGGGGCAGATCCTCAAAAACAGCAAGCGTTACGGTGTGAGTCTGCCAACCCCTAACAGAACGCGTGCTCTGGCGCGAGTTGACGTTGGCCAGCAGATTGAACTGACGCAGGCAGCCGATATGGCGGGTATGTCGTTAAGCAAGCTGCAAAGCTTTAATACCGGCTATCGCCGAGGAACAACGGCACCTAATGGTCCTCACTACATTATGGTTCCGAAGTCTAACGTTGCTAAATTGCGTGATTCGCTGGCAACCGGAGATATCGCCGCAGTGCAGCCAACCTCTCTGGCTAAGAACAGCGTTTCTCCGGCATCTTATAAGGTGCGTAACGGCGATACGCTTTCAGGCATTGCCAAACGCCTTGGCGTTCCGGTCAACCAGTTGCAGCGTACAAATAACTTACGCGGTAGCAATATTAAACCGGGTCAGACTTTAACCTTAGGCAACAATGCCGGTACGCAGCTGGCAGATAACGGCGACAGCATCACCTATCAGGTACGTAAGGGTGATTCTCTGGCCAGTATTGCAAAACGTCACGGCGTAAACATTAAAGATGTTGTGCGCTGGAATGGTGACACCCGTAATGCGCAAAATATCCGGCCCGGAGACAAGCTGACACTGTTCGTTAAGGACAATCCCACGCCTGACAGCTAG
- a CDS encoding NCS1 family nucleobase:cation symporter-1, whose translation MPNSPHSSTPAAPGTAANYSPRLCNEDLAPTRDQNWSWYNIFSFWMSDVHSMGGYVVAASFFTLGLASWQVLLCLLAGICIVQLCANLVAKPSQMTGVPYAVVCRQAFGVFGANIPAVIRGLIAFAWYGIQTWLASNALMLVSLKFWPGLAALTHTSWFGLSQLGWICFATMWLLQAMVFWHGMNAIKRFIDVAGPAVYVVMGALAGWIVYKTGFDGISFTLASKALSGSEQVWQMITATALVVSYFSGPLLNFGDFSRYAKSMGEVRRGNRWGLPFNFLLFAIVTVVIVSGTQSLFGRMITDPIETASMVGNDLAVALGLLTMITATIGINIVANFVSPAFDFSNCSPQKISFRTGGMIAAVGSVLLTPWNLFQSPELIHYTLDVLGACIGPLFGILLADFYLIKRSQISVDDLFNDTPQGKYWYHGGFNPKAIAALLPAVAVGLAISFTPSLHMVANFSWFIGAALGAGIYRWVARDEVARRGTQGYARSTALQEE comes from the coding sequence ATGCCAAACAGTCCACATTCTTCCACACCAGCGGCACCCGGCACCGCTGCTAACTACAGTCCACGCCTGTGTAATGAGGATCTGGCACCGACCCGTGACCAGAACTGGAGTTGGTACAATATTTTCTCTTTCTGGATGTCCGACGTACACAGTATGGGCGGCTATGTGGTTGCCGCCAGCTTCTTTACCCTCGGGCTCGCCAGCTGGCAGGTGCTGCTGTGCCTGCTGGCCGGTATCTGTATTGTTCAGCTGTGCGCTAACCTGGTGGCGAAACCAAGCCAGATGACCGGAGTGCCTTATGCCGTGGTCTGTCGCCAGGCATTCGGCGTGTTTGGTGCGAATATCCCGGCGGTGATCCGTGGCCTGATCGCCTTTGCCTGGTACGGTATTCAGACCTGGCTGGCGTCTAATGCGCTGATGCTGGTTTCCCTGAAGTTCTGGCCGGGGCTGGCTGCACTGACGCACACATCATGGTTTGGATTGTCGCAACTTGGCTGGATCTGCTTCGCAACGATGTGGCTGTTACAGGCGATGGTGTTCTGGCATGGCATGAATGCGATCAAACGCTTTATTGATGTGGCTGGTCCGGCCGTCTACGTGGTGATGGGGGCGCTGGCCGGTTGGATTGTATACAAAACCGGTTTTGACGGCATTTCGTTTACGCTGGCAAGTAAGGCATTGTCCGGCAGTGAGCAGGTATGGCAGATGATTACCGCCACGGCGCTGGTCGTTTCGTACTTCTCCGGCCCGCTGCTGAACTTCGGTGACTTCTCGCGCTACGCTAAAAGTATGGGAGAGGTGCGCCGGGGTAACCGCTGGGGACTGCCGTTTAACTTCCTGCTGTTTGCCATCGTGACCGTGGTTATCGTTTCCGGTACGCAGTCGCTGTTTGGCCGCATGATCACCGATCCGATTGAGACAGCCAGCATGGTCGGCAACGATCTGGCGGTGGCGCTGGGCCTGCTGACGATGATCACCGCGACCATCGGCATCAATATCGTCGCCAACTTCGTTTCTCCGGCGTTTGACTTCTCCAACTGCTCGCCGCAGAAAATTAGCTTCCGTACCGGTGGCATGATCGCCGCGGTGGGTTCTGTGCTGCTGACGCCGTGGAACCTGTTCCAGTCGCCGGAGCTGATCCACTATACGCTGGATGTGCTGGGAGCCTGTATCGGGCCGCTGTTTGGCATCCTGCTGGCGGACTTTTATCTGATCAAACGCAGCCAAATTTCCGTCGACGATCTGTTTAACGATACGCCTCAGGGTAAATACTGGTATCACGGTGGCTTTAATCCGAAAGCCATTGCGGCGCTGTTGCCTGCGGTAGCCGTGGGTCTCGCAATCAGCTTTACCCCTTCCCTGCATATGGTCGCCAACTTCAGCTGGTTTATCGGCGCGGCGCTCGGTGCCGGTATCTACCGCTGGGTGGCGCGTGATGAGGTGGCCAGGCGCGGAACGCAGGGTTATGCCCGCAGCACTGCGTTGCAGGAAGAATAA